In Deltaproteobacteria bacterium, the following proteins share a genomic window:
- the rpsJ gene encoding 30S ribosomal protein S10, with translation MAAYEGQKIRIRLKAFDYRLLDQSALEIVDTAKRTGARIAGPIPLPTRIEKYSVLRSPHVDKRSQEQFEIRTHKRLLDILDPNQQTVDALMRLDLSVGVEVEIKML, from the coding sequence ATGGCAGCCTATGAAGGGCAAAAAATTAGAATAAGACTCAAAGCGTTTGATTATCGTTTGCTCGATCAATCCGCTCTGGAAATTGTCGACACGGCGAAAAGAACGGGTGCACGCATTGCAGGCCCCATTCCTTTGCCAACACGGATTGAAAAATATTCCGTCTTGCGTTCGCCACATGTGGACAAACGTTCCCAAGAGCAGTTTGAAATCAGAACACACAAACGCTTGCTGGATATTTTGGATCCGAATCAACAAACTGTTGACGCGTTAATGCGACTTGATTTGTCGGTCGGCGTCGAAGTTGAAATTAAAATGCTTTAG